One Echeneis naucrates chromosome 1, fEcheNa1.1, whole genome shotgun sequence DNA segment encodes these proteins:
- the LOC115047416 gene encoding uncharacterized protein LOC115047416 isoform X2: MTTKVFFPLTLLMLTLLVAGSSLNDTSVGSTTNSTNQRSPQTSTPSSSAASSEWPQTSNITTLPPTSSASSSFTTETSSTKPTPPQTSAKVLTTPSSEKSEFKLLLLLILIAIIALALIVYCIYTMRGHQSSEDNCIIWLFVGLRESCSSAIRSLDDQMGLNLWQGGKHGRGDDEENAQRHEAGGEEGHDDVGEGSGASNEEKGAKEEDSDTSDDYSSMEGENLRERALNGEEGEERKQSEGDDGEETSGSGEEEEKSGAKPGSSEEVALVHGPQEDDDITVL, translated from the coding sequence ATGACGACCAAGGTCTTCTTTCCTCTGACCCTCCTTATGCTGACTCTCCTGGTTGCTGGATCCTCCTTAAATGACACTTCAGTGGGGAGCACAACCAACTCTACAAACCAAAGATCCCCCCAAACTAGCACTCCATCTTCATCGGCAGCTTCGTCTGAATGGCCTCAGACATCAAACATCACCACTCTACCACCAACATcatcagcttcctcctccttcacaaCAGAAACATCTTCCACAAAACCAACCCCCCCTCAAACATCGGCCAAGGTCTTAACTACTCCATCTTCCGAGAAGTCTGAATTCAAGTTACTACTCCTCCTGATCTTGATAGCAATCATCGCGCTTGCGCTGATTGTGTACTGCATCTACACCAtgcggggtcaccagtccagtGAGGACAACTGCATCATATGGCTATTTGTGGGCCTGAgggagagctgcagcagtgcaATCAGAAGCCTGGATGACCAGATGGGGCTCAACCTCTGGCAAGGGGGAAAGCATGGACGTGGGGATGATGAGGAAAATGCACAAAGAcatgaagcaggaggagaagaggggcaTGACGATGTGGGAGAAGGCAGTGGAGCGAGCAACGAAGAAAAGGGGGCCAAGGAAGAAGACAGCGATACCTCAGATGACTACTCCAGTATGGAAGGGGAGAATCTAAGGGAGAGGGCATTGAacggagaggagggagaggagagaaagcagAGTGAGGGGGACGATGGGGAGGAAACAAGTGGctcaggagaggaagaagagaagagtgGAGCGAAACCCGGAAGCTCAGAGGAGGTTGCCCTGGTCCACGGTCCACAGGAGGATGATGATATTACAGTCCTCTAG
- the LOC115047416 gene encoding uncharacterized protein LOC115047416 isoform X1 codes for MQLRARADQGTVAHQPVTMTTKVFFPLTLLMLTLLVAGSSLNDTSVGSTTNSTNQRSPQTSTPSSSAASSEWPQTSNITTLPPTSSASSSFTTETSSTKPTPPQTSAKVLTTPSSEKSEFKLLLLLILIAIIALALIVYCIYTMRGHQSSEDNCIIWLFVGLRESCSSAIRSLDDQMGLNLWQGGKHGRGDDEENAQRHEAGGEEGHDDVGEGSGASNEEKGAKEEDSDTSDDYSSMEGENLRERALNGEEGEERKQSEGDDGEETSGSGEEEEKSGAKPGSSEEVALVHGPQEDDDITVL; via the exons ATGCAGCTCAGAGCGAGGGCAGACCAGGGAACTGTAGCACATCAACCTG TCACCATGACGACCAAGGTCTTCTTTCCTCTGACCCTCCTTATGCTGACTCTCCTGGTTGCTGGATCCTCCTTAAATGACACTTCAGTGGGGAGCACAACCAACTCTACAAACCAAAGATCCCCCCAAACTAGCACTCCATCTTCATCGGCAGCTTCGTCTGAATGGCCTCAGACATCAAACATCACCACTCTACCACCAACATcatcagcttcctcctccttcacaaCAGAAACATCTTCCACAAAACCAACCCCCCCTCAAACATCGGCCAAGGTCTTAACTACTCCATCTTCCGAGAAGTCTGAATTCAAGTTACTACTCCTCCTGATCTTGATAGCAATCATCGCGCTTGCGCTGATTGTGTACTGCATCTACACCAtgcggggtcaccagtccagtGAGGACAACTGCATCATATGGCTATTTGTGGGCCTGAgggagagctgcagcagtgcaATCAGAAGCCTGGATGACCAGATGGGGCTCAACCTCTGGCAAGGGGGAAAGCATGGACGTGGGGATGATGAGGAAAATGCACAAAGAcatgaagcaggaggagaagaggggcaTGACGATGTGGGAGAAGGCAGTGGAGCGAGCAACGAAGAAAAGGGGGCCAAGGAAGAAGACAGCGATACCTCAGATGACTACTCCAGTATGGAAGGGGAGAATCTAAGGGAGAGGGCATTGAacggagaggagggagaggagagaaagcagAGTGAGGGGGACGATGGGGAGGAAACAAGTGGctcaggagaggaagaagagaagagtgGAGCGAAACCCGGAAGCTCAGAGGAGGTTGCCCTGGTCCACGGTCCACAGGAGGATGATGATATTACAGTCCTCTAG